Within the Fusarium keratoplasticum isolate Fu6.1 chromosome 1, whole genome shotgun sequence genome, the region CGCCCACCTGCATACTATCATCGAGGTTCTCCAGTCGATCAAGGCGAGCGAAATGTCACCCCTGCTCAAGAGCCTCTACGCATCCGAGGGCGGCGCCGAGTGCTTGGACGTGCTCATGAAGTACATGTATGTTATTTTTACCAAGATACTGATATCAGTTCTAAAAAGTCCTTAGCTACAAGGGAATGGCCACGGTTCACCCTGGAAACGCCTCACGATCACCGAACAAGGTCACGCCTGAGCCCACAGGCTTCTCCCAAATCGGAGGACGACCTGGCGGAGCGAACGagccggcgacgacggcCATGAGTGTGCTCCTCAGCTGGCACGagaaggttgtcgaggttgctgGACTGGGCTGCATTGGACGAACCATGACGGACTGGCGCAGGGTGTAGAGCAGGATGGCAT harbors:
- a CDS encoding Actin-related protein 2/3 complex subunit 5 translates to MSIIQQHTSATLSDAWRTINIDALNEDSSVNFDTSTLHPPQPEIDEAEVRQLAGQVRQLLRGGDAEGALRGCLDTPVYNGTDAAKDAHLHTIIEVLQSIKASEMSPLLKSLYASEGGAECLDVLMKYIYKGMATVHPGNASRSPNKVTPEPTGFSQIGGRPGGANEPATTAMSVLLSWHEKVVEVAGLGCIGRTMTDWRRV